The Gammaproteobacteria bacterium genome includes a window with the following:
- the mnmE gene encoding tRNA uridine-5-carboxymethylaminomethyl(34) synthesis GTPase MnmE yields the protein MVRPGMTAAASDTIAAIATPAGRGSVGIVRVSGPRAFAIAEAVVGELPTPRQAVYRRFLDGEGRDIDRGLAIRFPAPHSFTGEDVLELQGHGGSVVMDLLLSRVIALGARPARPGEFSERAFLNDRIDLAQAEAIADLIDSRSVQAARSAMRSLDGEFSREIRALVDTVIELRVHVEAALDFPDEDIDFLDDPRIRDQLLDLIARTETVRRAARQGSLLREGLRIVIAGRPNAGKSTLLNRLAGDDAAIVSHIPGTTRDVLRRDILLDGVPVRVTDTAGLRESLDPVEREGVRRAWREIGSADLVLLLTDATSGYGESEAGIEADLPPGVPMLRLWNKIDLDDAVPPPAEGELGISAFTGEGVGELRRRIAELTGASDTGEGVYLARRRHLTDLDRAISALENAEAQYLENRAGELLAEELRTAQRALGEITGDFTSEDLLGRIFSSFCIGK from the coding sequence ATGGTTCGACCTGGGATGACGGCCGCGGCGTCCGACACCATCGCCGCCATCGCCACCCCCGCTGGGCGCGGATCGGTCGGTATCGTCAGGGTCTCCGGTCCCCGGGCCTTTGCCATCGCCGAGGCGGTCGTCGGTGAGCTGCCCACGCCCCGCCAGGCCGTCTACCGCCGGTTTCTCGATGGCGAGGGCCGGGACATCGACCGGGGACTGGCCATCCGCTTCCCCGCGCCCCACTCGTTCACCGGCGAAGACGTCCTCGAGCTGCAGGGGCACGGGGGCTCGGTGGTGATGGACCTGCTGCTGTCGCGGGTGATCGCCCTGGGCGCGCGGCCGGCCCGGCCGGGGGAGTTTTCCGAGCGCGCTTTCCTCAACGACCGGATCGATCTCGCTCAGGCCGAGGCCATCGCCGATCTCATCGACAGCCGCTCTGTGCAGGCCGCGCGCTCGGCCATGCGTTCCCTGGACGGCGAGTTCTCCCGGGAGATCAGGGCCCTGGTGGACACCGTGATCGAGCTTCGCGTCCATGTCGAGGCGGCCCTGGATTTCCCCGACGAGGACATCGATTTTCTCGACGACCCCCGGATCCGCGACCAGTTGCTCGACCTGATCGCCCGTACCGAGACGGTGCGTCGCGCGGCACGGCAGGGCAGTCTGTTGCGGGAGGGCCTGCGGATAGTGATCGCGGGGCGACCCAATGCGGGGAAATCAACCCTGCTCAACCGGCTGGCCGGGGACGACGCGGCGATCGTCAGCCATATCCCGGGAACGACCCGCGATGTCCTGCGGCGCGACATCCTGCTCGACGGAGTCCCGGTGCGCGTGACCGATACCGCCGGGCTGCGTGAGAGCCTGGATCCGGTCGAGCGCGAAGGAGTACGCAGGGCATGGCGGGAGATCGGGTCGGCGGACCTGGTTCTGCTCCTGACCGACGCAACATCCGGTTACGGAGAATCGGAAGCCGGGATCGAGGCCGACCTGCCACCGGGCGTCCCGATGTTGCGCTTGTGGAACAAGATCGATCTCGACGACGCCGTCCCGCCTCCCGCAGAGGGGGAACTCGGCATCTCCGCGTTTACGGGAGAGGGTGTCGGGGAACTGAGACGACGGATCGCGGAGCTCACCGGGGCGTCGGACACCGGCGAGGGCGTGTATCTGGCCAGACGAAGACATCTCACGGATCTCGACCGCGCCATCAGTGCGCTGGAAAACGCCGAGGCGCAGTATCTTGAGAACCGAGCGGGGGAACTGCTGGCCGA